One genomic segment of Amycolatopsis sp. WQ 127309 includes these proteins:
- a CDS encoding M6 family metalloprotease domain-containing protein, with product MRARTPKALALLAAVTVLTGLGAGTAAAEPLTRGWPAPIDAAHWENQDHMTWSDYRKVPGTNWADPALKPTQRVFKGAVVLADYPDQDFVVTQPPKSTVFGNPGPEASNIPRAGVAQYYQDFLNKPEALNNGHTINEYWMEDSGGRFGVQLTAFGPYRMPGQSFEYGMEFQPNACPPSANCDRDIRTDAGNAWRADVGDTANQFDFVFYLSAGQDESSTWQEFGEMKFGTKENVPDAFGPPNHDLPNYAATRYVPWTSWASAASIWPNAGNGSSVQAESSGQSTYAHEFSHILGIGDNYNNPFGIPPWRDYSGAWEMLSRGTFNGPGGPHTRWQIPATQGSSMGAQHMLRNKMKLGIVDPADVLQLDRNQLAASGPVSARITAREADAQPGAFTGLNIKLTGGDKSPKCDKTTDPFCDGGGYDNYTVEVVDRMGADSFSPDSGVLLAKTKDKDNAPFEWVIDANPADIGITDYTKPDGTPVKITIGDYRQLNDALFKAGTEAASPYEYTDQANRLKFLITDLARDRKGVLSYTVTVASLDGSGSQARGAAVTPALPAFARGGLATCDFGLFNTGSAKGAKAPYDTDTYRLSASTDAKGWQVRLPNELATAKFGQFVKVPAFAKRSGGDLAARVKLTATSVSDPSKTATASCTAFGF from the coding sequence ATGCGCGCCAGAACCCCGAAAGCGCTCGCCCTGCTCGCCGCCGTCACGGTCCTGACCGGGCTCGGCGCCGGGACCGCGGCCGCCGAGCCGCTCACCCGTGGCTGGCCCGCCCCGATCGACGCCGCGCACTGGGAGAACCAGGACCACATGACGTGGTCCGACTACCGCAAGGTGCCCGGGACGAACTGGGCCGACCCCGCCCTGAAGCCGACGCAGCGCGTCTTCAAGGGCGCCGTCGTCCTCGCCGACTACCCCGACCAGGACTTCGTCGTCACGCAGCCGCCGAAGTCGACCGTGTTCGGCAATCCCGGTCCCGAAGCCTCGAACATCCCGCGGGCGGGCGTCGCGCAGTACTACCAGGACTTCCTCAACAAGCCCGAAGCCCTCAACAACGGGCACACCATCAACGAGTACTGGATGGAGGACTCCGGCGGCCGCTTCGGCGTGCAGCTGACGGCGTTCGGCCCGTACCGGATGCCCGGCCAGTCCTTCGAGTACGGCATGGAGTTCCAGCCGAACGCCTGCCCGCCGAGCGCGAACTGCGACCGCGACATCCGCACGGACGCCGGGAACGCCTGGCGCGCCGACGTCGGCGACACGGCGAACCAGTTCGACTTCGTCTTCTACCTCTCCGCCGGCCAGGACGAGAGCTCGACCTGGCAGGAGTTCGGCGAGATGAAGTTCGGCACCAAGGAGAACGTGCCCGACGCGTTCGGCCCGCCGAACCACGACCTGCCCAACTACGCCGCCACCCGGTACGTCCCGTGGACGTCGTGGGCGTCGGCCGCCAGCATCTGGCCCAACGCCGGGAACGGCAGCTCGGTGCAGGCCGAGAGCTCCGGGCAGTCGACCTACGCCCACGAGTTCAGCCACATCCTCGGCATCGGCGACAACTACAACAACCCGTTCGGGATCCCGCCGTGGCGGGACTACTCCGGTGCCTGGGAAATGCTGTCCCGCGGCACGTTCAACGGCCCCGGCGGCCCGCACACGCGCTGGCAGATCCCGGCGACGCAGGGCAGCTCGATGGGCGCCCAGCACATGCTGCGCAACAAGATGAAGCTCGGCATCGTCGACCCGGCCGACGTCCTGCAGCTCGACCGCAACCAGCTGGCGGCGTCCGGGCCGGTGTCGGCGCGCATCACCGCGCGCGAGGCGGACGCGCAGCCCGGCGCGTTCACCGGGCTGAACATCAAGCTCACCGGCGGCGACAAGAGCCCGAAGTGCGACAAGACGACCGACCCGTTCTGCGACGGCGGTGGCTACGACAACTACACCGTCGAGGTCGTCGACCGGATGGGCGCGGACTCGTTCTCGCCGGACTCCGGCGTGCTGCTCGCCAAGACGAAGGACAAGGACAACGCGCCCTTCGAGTGGGTGATCGACGCCAACCCGGCCGACATCGGCATCACCGACTACACCAAGCCGGACGGCACGCCGGTGAAGATCACCATCGGCGACTACCGCCAGCTCAACGACGCGCTGTTCAAGGCGGGCACCGAGGCGGCGAGCCCGTACGAGTACACCGACCAGGCGAACCGGCTGAAGTTCCTGATCACCGACCTCGCCCGCGATCGCAAGGGCGTGCTCTCGTACACCGTCACGGTCGCGTCGCTGGACGGCTCGGGCAGCCAGGCGCGCGGCGCCGCGGTGACCCCGGCGCTGCCGGCGTTCGCCCGCGGCGGGCTCGCGACCTGCGACTTCGGCCTGTTCAACACCGGTTCGGCGAAGGGCGCGAAGGCGCCGTACGACACCGATACCTACCGACTGAGCGCGTCGACCGACGCGAAGGGCTGGCAGGTCCGGCTGCCGAACGAGCTGGCCACGGCG
- the prmC gene encoding peptide chain release factor N(5)-glutamine methyltransferase: MNRQPLRLAIMEATRILGRAGVASPRFDAEVIAAHVLGVERGRLPMVPLVDPPVIEAIGQLVQQRAKRIPLQYLTGWAALGDITVAVGAGVFVPRPETELLLEWGVKFLQGREFPVVVDLCTGSGALALGVAHARPDAVVYAVDVDPQALAWARHNADVHADAGNTPIRLYSGDISDPTMFAELDGLVDLVLCNPPYVPDGTPVPPEVAEHDPPRAVFAEESGLAVIRHAIAAGARLLRPGGGLAIEHDDTHGSAVPALVRARRVLTAVEGHNDLAGRARFVTAKRLG, translated from the coding sequence GTGAATCGGCAGCCGCTGCGCCTGGCCATCATGGAGGCCACCCGCATTCTCGGGCGGGCGGGCGTCGCTTCGCCGCGGTTCGACGCCGAAGTGATCGCCGCGCACGTGCTCGGGGTCGAACGCGGGCGGCTGCCGATGGTGCCCCTGGTCGACCCGCCCGTCATCGAGGCCATCGGCCAGCTCGTCCAGCAACGCGCGAAGCGGATCCCGCTGCAGTACCTGACCGGCTGGGCCGCGCTGGGTGACATCACCGTCGCGGTCGGGGCCGGCGTGTTCGTGCCGCGCCCGGAGACCGAGCTGCTGCTCGAATGGGGCGTCAAGTTCCTGCAGGGCCGGGAGTTCCCGGTCGTCGTCGACCTGTGCACCGGCTCCGGGGCACTCGCTCTCGGCGTCGCGCACGCGCGCCCGGACGCCGTCGTCTACGCGGTGGACGTCGACCCGCAGGCGCTGGCCTGGGCGCGGCACAACGCGGACGTCCACGCCGACGCCGGCAACACCCCGATCCGGCTGTACTCCGGCGACATCAGCGACCCGACGATGTTCGCCGAGCTCGACGGCCTGGTCGACCTGGTGCTGTGCAACCCGCCGTACGTCCCGGACGGCACGCCGGTGCCGCCCGAGGTCGCCGAGCACGACCCACCGCGCGCGGTGTTCGCCGAGGAGAGCGGCCTGGCGGTGATCCGCCACGCGATCGCGGCGGGCGCGCGGCTGCTGCGCCCGGGCGGCGGCCTGGCCATCGAGCACGACGACACCCACGGCTCGGCGGTCCCGGCGCTGGTCCGCGCGCGCCGGGTGCTGACGGCCGTCGAGGGCCACAACGACCTGGCGGGCCGCGCGCGCTTCGTCACGGCGAAGCGGCTGGGCTGA
- a CDS encoding MerR family transcriptional regulator produces the protein MRIGELAERTGVSTRLLRYYGEQGLLVASRDRNGYRCYGEDAVVRVRQIRRLLEAGLTTGVIASALQCASGEEAHLDLCPELAQLLHRELTAMDDRIGTLQRRRSTLAGYLTEEGG, from the coding sequence ATGCGGATCGGCGAGCTCGCGGAACGGACGGGCGTCAGCACGCGCCTGCTGCGCTACTACGGGGAACAGGGTCTGCTGGTGGCGTCGCGCGACCGCAACGGCTACCGGTGCTACGGCGAGGACGCCGTCGTCCGGGTGCGGCAGATCCGCCGGCTCCTCGAAGCCGGGCTGACCACCGGGGTCATCGCGTCGGCGCTGCAGTGCGCGAGCGGTGAGGAGGCCCACCTCGACCTCTGCCCGGAGCTCGCGCAGCTGCTGCACCGCGAGCTGACGGCGATGGACGACCGGATCGGGACGCTCCAGCGTCGTCGCAGCACCTTGGCCGGGTACCTGACCGAGGAGGGCGGGTGA
- a CDS encoding alpha/beta fold hydrolase yields MTEHFHHVVRGTGPGLLLAHGGGGSVEGNFGAILGDLARTRTVVGPDYPGSGATPRSATPLDLDELADELVAIAVGAGLERFAILGYSLGTAVAVRATTRHPDRVTGLILTSGFARLDNRIRLAVDVWAALLHDDPKLLAKFLTLVATGRDHLEALTPGQLETAVDQLAAFVPDGSPEHVALVARVDTRAELAGIAVPALVVATTLDGLASPALSRELADGIPGAELVEVEAGHNIGAEARDEWLAAIEKFLGRLS; encoded by the coding sequence ATGACCGAACATTTCCACCACGTCGTCCGCGGCACCGGCCCGGGCCTGCTGCTCGCCCACGGCGGGGGCGGCAGTGTCGAGGGCAACTTCGGCGCCATCCTCGGCGACCTCGCGCGGACGCGCACCGTCGTCGGCCCGGACTACCCCGGCTCGGGCGCAACGCCCCGCAGCGCGACCCCGCTGGACCTGGACGAGCTCGCCGACGAGCTGGTCGCGATCGCCGTCGGCGCCGGGCTGGAGCGGTTCGCGATCCTCGGCTACTCCCTCGGCACGGCCGTCGCGGTCCGCGCCACCACGCGGCACCCCGATCGGGTCACCGGGTTGATCCTGACCAGCGGTTTCGCCCGGCTCGACAACCGGATCCGGCTCGCCGTCGACGTCTGGGCCGCGTTGCTGCACGACGACCCGAAGCTGCTCGCGAAGTTCCTCACGCTGGTCGCGACCGGCCGCGACCACCTCGAAGCCCTGACGCCCGGGCAGCTGGAGACGGCCGTCGACCAGCTCGCCGCGTTCGTCCCCGACGGCAGTCCCGAGCACGTCGCCCTCGTCGCGAGGGTCGACACCCGGGCCGAGCTGGCCGGGATCGCCGTGCCCGCGCTCGTCGTCGCCACCACCCTCGACGGGCTCGCGTCGCCCGCGCTGTCCCGGGAACTCGCGGACGGCATTCCCGGCGCCGAACTCGTCGAGGTCGAAGCCGGGCACAACATCGGCGCCGAAGCCCGCGACGAGTGGCTCGCCGCGATCGAAAAGTTTCTCGGGAGGCTGTCGTGA
- a CDS encoding TIGR03619 family F420-dependent LLM class oxidoreductase, producing the protein MNLEVVLPNEQPDLPPGRPAELARLAEDLGYRTAWLPDHLIPPGAFGDVFGGVYEPLVTLAHIAALTSRIRLGTSVLIVPLREPFALAKQVATLDALSGHRFDLGVGTGWNEPEFAEVGADFAGRGKRTDTTLDLLAELFRAGRGPGGGHFEPRPAGSVPITVGGNSAIALRRAARVGSAWQSAGLSPAEFGERAGKLGELAAGRDVRATARMEWDGTDLDAAVARFRAYILAGADAVAVHFGPAEAFDRRMTAFAEAVAGL; encoded by the coding sequence GTGAACCTGGAAGTCGTACTGCCGAACGAGCAGCCGGACCTGCCGCCCGGCCGGCCCGCCGAGCTGGCGCGGCTCGCCGAGGACCTCGGCTACCGCACGGCGTGGCTGCCCGACCACCTGATCCCGCCCGGCGCGTTCGGCGACGTCTTCGGCGGGGTCTACGAGCCGCTCGTCACCCTCGCCCACATCGCCGCGCTGACGAGCCGGATCCGGCTCGGGACGTCGGTGCTGATCGTGCCGCTGCGGGAGCCGTTCGCGCTGGCCAAGCAGGTCGCGACCCTCGATGCGCTCTCGGGCCACCGGTTCGACCTCGGCGTCGGCACCGGCTGGAACGAGCCGGAGTTCGCCGAGGTCGGGGCCGACTTCGCCGGCCGTGGGAAGCGGACCGACACCACTCTCGACCTGCTCGCGGAGCTGTTCCGCGCCGGCCGCGGCCCCGGCGGCGGCCACTTCGAGCCGCGGCCGGCGGGATCGGTGCCGATCACCGTCGGCGGCAACTCCGCGATCGCGCTGCGCCGCGCCGCCCGCGTCGGTTCGGCGTGGCAGAGCGCCGGGCTGTCCCCCGCCGAGTTCGGCGAGCGGGCCGGGAAGCTCGGGGAGCTGGCCGCCGGCCGCGACGTGCGGGCCACCGCCCGGATGGAGTGGGACGGGACCGATCTCGACGCCGCCGTCGCGCGGTTCCGGGCGTATATCCTGGCCGGGGCGGACGCGGTGGCCGTCCACTTCGGCCCGGCCGAGGCGTTCGACCGGCGGATGACCGCGTTCGCCGAGGCCGTCGCCGGTCTTTAG
- a CDS encoding glycosyltransferase family 2 protein — MPTEPTTRRRVAFIFPIYNEEGNIELLQRTVDEVTAPLAGKYDFSFIYVDDGSKDGSLAALTGLSARDGRITVIELSRNFGHQMAVTAGLDLVDADAAIIMDSDLQDPPRVALELIEKWEEGFDVVYAQRRSRQDSPFKRLTASAFYWFLGKMAAVDIPKNTGDFRLVDRKVVDELRKYRERDRFLRGLVSYIGFKQTAVLFDRDKRHTGATGYPLTKMMRFAADGIVGFSTTPLRMITRMGYLFSLLSFLGVLYVIGVKLFAPATAVPGWAFITIAMFFLGGVQIIMLGVLGSYIGRTYSQVQNRPLYSVASVRTGANEDSRSTVR; from the coding sequence GTGCCGACAGAGCCGACCACGCGCCGCCGGGTCGCGTTCATCTTCCCGATCTACAACGAGGAAGGGAACATCGAGCTGCTGCAGCGCACGGTCGACGAGGTCACCGCGCCGCTGGCCGGGAAGTACGACTTCAGCTTCATCTACGTCGACGACGGCAGCAAGGACGGCTCCCTGGCCGCGCTCACCGGGCTGAGCGCCCGCGACGGCCGGATCACGGTCATCGAGCTGTCCCGCAACTTCGGCCACCAGATGGCCGTCACCGCCGGGCTCGACCTGGTCGACGCGGACGCCGCGATCATCATGGACAGCGACCTGCAGGACCCGCCGCGGGTGGCGCTGGAGCTCATCGAGAAGTGGGAGGAGGGCTTCGACGTCGTCTACGCGCAGCGGCGGTCGCGCCAGGACTCGCCGTTCAAGCGGCTCACCGCGAGCGCGTTCTACTGGTTCCTCGGCAAGATGGCCGCCGTCGACATCCCGAAGAACACCGGCGACTTCCGGCTGGTCGACCGCAAGGTCGTCGACGAGCTGCGCAAGTACCGCGAGCGCGACCGGTTCCTGCGCGGCCTGGTCAGCTACATCGGGTTCAAGCAGACGGCGGTGCTGTTCGACCGCGACAAGCGCCACACCGGCGCCACCGGCTACCCGCTGACGAAGATGATGCGGTTCGCCGCCGACGGCATCGTCGGGTTCTCGACCACGCCGCTGCGGATGATCACGCGGATGGGCTACCTGTTCTCGCTGCTGAGCTTCCTCGGCGTGCTCTACGTCATCGGCGTCAAGCTGTTCGCGCCCGCGACCGCGGTGCCCGGCTGGGCGTTCATCACCATCGCGATGTTCTTCCTCGGCGGCGTCCAGATCATCATGCTCGGCGTGCTCGGCAGCTACATCGGCCGGACGTACTCGCAGGTGCAGAACCGGCCGCTCTACAGCGTCGCGTCGGTGCGGACGGGCGCGAACGAGGACAGCCGGAGCACCGTCCGATGA
- a CDS encoding GtrA family protein, with protein MRLVTATQVRFGIVGIGNTLVDVLGYALLATLGVPTFVANFISTTVGMLLSFTLNRNFTFRAKDGDVRRQAVLFFVVTAFGLWVVQFLVITLVNHLFPGINLLVPKGAAIVVGLFWNYLLYHYVVFRHRPVTPVPGAAPADSA; from the coding sequence ATGAGGCTCGTCACCGCCACGCAGGTGCGCTTCGGCATCGTCGGGATCGGCAACACGCTGGTCGACGTCCTCGGGTACGCGCTGCTGGCCACGCTCGGCGTGCCGACGTTCGTCGCGAACTTCATCTCCACGACGGTCGGCATGCTGCTGTCGTTCACGTTGAACCGGAACTTCACGTTCCGGGCGAAGGACGGCGACGTCCGCCGCCAGGCCGTGCTGTTCTTCGTGGTCACCGCGTTCGGGCTCTGGGTGGTGCAGTTCCTCGTCATCACCCTGGTGAACCACCTGTTCCCGGGGATCAACCTGCTGGTGCCCAAGGGCGCCGCGATCGTCGTCGGGCTGTTCTGGAACTACCTGCTCTACCACTACGTCGTCTTCCGCCACCGGCCGGTGACGCCGGTACCCGGTGCGGCACCCGCCGACTCAGCGTGA